In Eubalaena glacialis isolate mEubGla1 chromosome 3, mEubGla1.1.hap2.+ XY, whole genome shotgun sequence, the following are encoded in one genomic region:
- the LOC133089163 gene encoding uncharacterized LOC128031836 homolog: MTIMLLCLLQLAAPLCSYSITIHFYLFWLNTP, translated from the coding sequence ATGACTATAATGCTGCTCTGCCTTCTACAGCTTGCTGCACCACTTTGTAGTTACTCTATAACTATACATTTCTATCTTTTTTGGTTAAACACTCCCTGA
- the ZBED6 gene encoding zinc finger BED domain-containing protein 6 has translation MSVCTLSVPVSSLSPGRRCSTFSGAGILGCVPITSNTDEEDVVEGKMVAEGLDKEAKLPAKKKRKKGLRIKGKRRRKKLILAKKFSKDLVSGRPVADAPALLASNAPEQDEESLFESNIEKQIYLPSTRAKTSIVWHFFHVDPQYTWRAICNLCEKSVSRGKPGSHLGTSTLQRHLQARHSPHWTRANKFGVTSGEEDFTLDVPLSPSSAGSSGSFEYIPTDPLDNNGMGKKRDKSVSDALRAERGRFLIKSNIVKHALIPGTRAKTSAVWNFFYTDPQHISRAVCNICKRSVSRGRPGSHLGTSTLQRHLQATHPIHWAVANKDSGAVGNGLDEAETERNDLLSDTLPGEKSTGSQDVTAEDLSDSDSDEPPVLEVENRRSESPIPVAEQDTLMHAQEQETTYCENSTSSQISQAIIQMIVEDMHPYNYFSTPAFQRFMQIVAPDYRLPSETYFFTKAVPQLYDWVREKIFLTLENVQSQKIHLTVDIWTHDPSTDYFIVTVHWVSLQTTPSSSNGRIPNFRKWAVLCVTGLAKDCLITNILQELNDQIGLWLSPNFLIPSFIVSDNSSNVVHAIKDGGFTHVPCFLHCLNTVIQDFFCEHKSIENMLVAARKTCHHFSHSVKARQILQEFQNDHQLPWKNLKQDEAGHWISTFYMLKWLLEHCYSVHHSLGRASGVVLTSLQWTLMTYVCDILKPFEEATQKVSVKTTGLNQVLPLIHHLLLSLQKLREDFQVRGITQALNLVDSLSLKLETDTLLSAVLKSKPCILAALLDPCFKNSLEDFFPQGADLETYKQILAEEVCNYMESSSEVCHIATSEASGSSAIVGADSFTSSIREGTSSSGSVDSSAADNVAIGGKSFMFPSAMAVVDEYFNEKYSETSGGDDPLIYWQKKVSVWPALTQVAIQYLSCPMCSWQSECIFTANSHFHPKQIMSLDFDNIEQLMFLKMNLKNVNYDYSSLVLSWDPENEVIQSNEKEILS, from the coding sequence ATGAGTGTATGTACCTTAAGTGTACCAGTTTCCTCACTCTCTCCTGGCAGAAGATGTAGCACTTTTAGTGGTGCTGGGATTCTGGGATGTGTTCCTATTACGTCTAATacagatgaagaagatgtggtagaggGAAAGATGGTGGCAGAAGGACTGGATAAAGAGGCAAAATTGCCCgcgaaaaagaaaagaaagaagggtttGCGAATTAAGGGGAAAAGGCGACGAAAGAAACTGATCCTTGCGAAAAAGTTTAGTAAGGATTTGGTATCTGGGAGGCCAGTTGCAGATGCCCCTGCTTTGTTAGCTTCCAATGCCCCTGAGCAGGATGAAGAAAGTCTTTTTGAGAGCAATATAGAAAAACAGATCTATTTACCTAGTACTAGAGCCAAGACCTCCATTGTGTGGCACTTCTTTCATGTTGACCCCCAGTACACCTGGCGGGCTATTTGTAACCTCTGTGAAAAAAGTGTTAGCAGGGGTAAACCAGGTAGCCATCTCGGGACATCTACTCTTCAGCGACATCTGCAGGCAAGGCATTCACCTCACTGGACCAGGGCCAACAAATTTGGAGTTACTAGTGGGGAGGAGGATTTTACTTTGGATGTACCTTTATCTCCCTCTTCCGCTGGAAGCAGTGGAAGCTTTGAATATATCCCTACTGATCCATTGGATAATAATGGAATGGGAAAGAAACGTGATAAATCAGTATCTGATGCCCTAAGGGCAGAAAGAGGGAGATTTCTCATCAAAAGTAACATTGTCAAGCATGCCTTAATTCCTGGAACAAGAGCCAAGACATCTGCAGTTTGGAATTTTTTCTATACCGATCCTCAGCACATCTCAAGAGCTGTCtgtaatatatgtaaaagaaGTGTGAGCCGGGGTAGGCCGGGTTCTCACTTAGGAACTTCGACACTTCAACGACACCTGCAGGCCACACATCCCATCCATTGGGCAGTTGCCAACAAAGACAGTGGTGCAGTTGGAAATGGATTAGATGAAGCTGAGACTGAGAGAAATGATCTCTTGAGTGATACTTTGCCTGGAGAGAAGTCTACAGGCAGCCAGGATGTAACAGCTGAGGACCTTAGTGACTCTGATTCAGATGAACCTCCTGTATTAGAGGTTGAAAATAGAAGATCTGAGAGTCCTATTCCTGTTGCAGAGCAAGACACTCTAATGCATGCCCAGGAACAAGAAACAACATATTGTGAAAATTCAACCTCAAGTCAAATAAGTCAGGCAATTATTCAAATGATTGTGGAAGATATGCATCCTTACAACTATTTCTCAACTCCAGCCTTTCAGAGGTTCATGCAGATTGTGGCCCCTGACTATAGGTTACCATCTGAAACTTACTTTTTCACTAAGGCTGTGCCTCAGTTATATGATTGGGTCagagaaaaaattttcttaactttGGAGAATGTTCAAAGCCAAAAGATCCACCTGACTGTGGACATATGGACCCATGACCCATCCACTGACTATTTCATTGTGACTGTACACTGGGTCTCTTTGCAGACTACACCTTCTTCCAGTAATGGCAGGATCCCCAATTTTAGAAAGTGGGCAGTTCTCTGTGTAACAGGATTGGCCAAAGACTGTTTGATAACCAACATTTTACAAGAATTAAATGACCAGATTGGTCTGTGGCTTTCTCCTAATTTCCTCATCCCTAGCTTCATCGTTTCCGACAATTCTTCTAATGTAGTACATGCAATCAAAGATGGTGGTTTTACTCACGTGCCATGCTTCCTGCATTGTTTAAATACAGTCATTCAAGACTTTTTCTGTGAGCACAAAAGCATTGAGAACATGTTAGTGGCTGCTAGGAAAACTTGTCATCATTTTAGTCATTCAGTCAAGGCCCGTCAGATACTACAAGAGTTCCAAAATGATCACCAACTTCCATGGAAAAATTTGAAGCAGGATGAAGCTGGCCATTGGATTTCTACCTTTTATATGTTAAAATGGCTCTTGGAGCATTGTTACTCAGTTCACCATAGTCTTGGTAGAGCCAGTGGAGTTGTGCTCACCTCCCTTCAGTGGACTCTAATGACGTATGTTTGTGATATTCTTAAACCATTTGAGGAGGCCACCCAGAAAGTGAGTGTGAAGACCACAGGATTGAATCAGGTGCTACCCCTAATCCATCATCTACTCCTTTCCCTGCAGAAACTCAGAGAAGATTTTCAAGTTAGAGGTATTACTCAGGCCCTCAATCTGGTAGACAGTTTATCTCTGAAACTTGAAACTGATACCCTATTAAGTGCCGTGCTCAAATCCAAGCCCTGTATCTTGGCTGCTTTGTTAGACCCTTGCTTTAAAAACAGTTTGGAAGACTTTTTCCCTCAAGGTGCTGATTTGGAAACATACAAGCAGATCCTAGCAGAAGAAGTTTGTAACTATATGGAATCTTCATCAGAGGTCTGCCATATTGCAACTTCAGAAGCTTCTGGTTCCTCAGCCATAGTAGGAGCTGATTCATTTACCTCATCTATAAGAGAAGGCACCTCCAGTTCAGGGTCTGTTGATAGTTCAGCTGCAGATAATGTTGCCATTGGAGGCAAAAGCTTCATGTTTCCTTCTGCTATGGCAGTAGTGGATGAATACTTCAATGAGAAGTATTCAGAGACCTCAGGAGGTGATGACCCTTTGATTTACTGGCAGAAGAAGGTGAGCGTATGGCCAGCTTTGACCCAAGTTGCCATTCAGTATCTGAGCTGCCCCATGTGTAGTTGGCAATCTGAATGTATCTTTACTGCAAATAGCCACTTTCATCCAAAGCAGATCATGAGCCTGGACTTTGACAATATAGAACAGCTGATGTTTCTGAAAATGAACTTGAAAAATGTTAACTATGATTATTCTTCATTGGTTCTGAGCTGGGATCCTGAGAATGAAGTTATtcaaagcaatgaaaaagaaatattatcttaa